In Pseudomonas sp. MYb327, one DNA window encodes the following:
- a CDS encoding GlxA family transcriptional regulator, which translates to MITVAFVVFEGFQSMALAAMPVFEYANFSAGETLYDVRVLSEDGSTLRASGGLSVGTEAFGEQVFDTVIVVGGDAILEQAPEGVLDYLRASAQTARRTASICSGAFVIAQAGLLEGRRATTHWAYARQLQERFPSITVEADRIYVIDGSIWTSAGMTAGIDLALAMVEKDHGAELARSVAQKLVMYHRRAGGQSQHSALLELEPKSDRIQTVLGYAREHLAETLSVEQLADVAGLSPRQFSRAFRAETGQSPAKAIENLRLEAARQMLERGRLTLEQIALETGFSDPRRMREAFLRAFGQPPQVIRRSARSDRPSSL; encoded by the coding sequence ATGATTACCGTGGCGTTTGTGGTGTTCGAGGGGTTCCAATCCATGGCGCTGGCGGCGATGCCGGTGTTCGAGTACGCCAACTTCAGTGCCGGTGAAACCCTGTATGACGTGCGCGTGCTGTCCGAAGACGGCAGCACCCTGCGCGCGTCCGGTGGCCTGAGTGTCGGCACCGAGGCGTTTGGTGAGCAGGTGTTCGATACGGTGATCGTGGTCGGCGGCGACGCTATCCTCGAACAGGCGCCGGAAGGCGTTCTCGACTACTTGCGTGCCAGTGCCCAAACCGCGCGGCGCACGGCGTCGATATGTTCCGGGGCTTTCGTCATCGCTCAGGCCGGATTGCTGGAAGGACGCCGGGCGACCACGCACTGGGCCTATGCGCGGCAGTTGCAAGAGCGTTTTCCGTCGATCACGGTGGAAGCCGACCGCATTTACGTCATCGACGGTTCGATCTGGACTTCCGCCGGCATGACCGCCGGTATCGACCTGGCGCTGGCCATGGTCGAAAAGGATCACGGCGCGGAACTTGCGCGCTCGGTGGCGCAGAAATTGGTCATGTACCACCGCAGGGCCGGCGGCCAGTCACAGCATTCGGCGCTGCTGGAGCTGGAGCCGAAATCCGACCGCATTCAAACCGTCCTCGGCTACGCCCGGGAACACCTCGCCGAAACCTTATCGGTCGAACAATTGGCGGACGTGGCAGGCCTCAGCCCGCGTCAGTTCAGCCGCGCGTTTCGCGCCGAAACCGGTCAGTCGCCAGCCAAGGCAATCGAAAACCTGCGCCTGGAGGCAGCGCGGCAGATGCTCGAACGCGGGCGTCTCACGCTCGAACAGATCGCCCTGGAAACGGGCTTCAGTGATCCTCGCCGCATGCGCGAAGCATTTCTACGAGCGTTCGGGCAACCGCCGCAGGTGATTCGGCGCAGCGCAAGATCCGATCGTCCGTCGTCGCTGTAG
- a CDS encoding SDR family oxidoreductase: protein MALSSKGTALITGASSGIGAVYADRLARQGYDLILVARSQAKLNTLANRLSDQTGRSVEVVTADLQDKADLLRVEQILRTDASITLLVNNAGVGAVMPLLESPVDDMEDMITLNITALTRLAYAAAPGFVARGAGTVINISSIVAIAPEILNGVYGATKAFVLGLSQSMHRELADKGVRIQAVLPGATATDFWREAGNPVENLPQEIVMSAEDMVDAALVGLEMGEVVTIPGLHDGEQWDRYEAQRQVLSGLFGNSTAAARYR, encoded by the coding sequence ATGGCTCTCTCTTCCAAAGGCACTGCACTGATCACAGGTGCTTCATCCGGAATCGGCGCGGTGTATGCCGACCGTCTCGCCCGGCAGGGTTACGACCTGATTCTGGTGGCTCGCAGCCAGGCAAAACTCAACACCTTGGCCAATCGCTTGAGCGACCAGACCGGCCGCAGCGTGGAAGTGGTTACCGCGGATTTGCAAGACAAGGCCGACTTGTTGCGGGTCGAACAGATCCTGCGTACCGATGCGAGCATCACCCTGTTGGTCAACAACGCCGGGGTCGGCGCGGTCATGCCATTGCTGGAAAGTCCGGTGGATGACATGGAAGACATGATCACCCTCAACATCACCGCGTTGACACGCCTGGCTTACGCCGCAGCGCCGGGCTTCGTCGCGCGGGGTGCCGGGACTGTGATTAACATCTCATCAATCGTCGCCATCGCACCGGAAATCCTGAACGGCGTGTATGGCGCAACCAAGGCGTTTGTCCTCGGCCTGAGTCAATCGATGCATCGTGAATTGGCGGACAAAGGCGTCCGCATCCAGGCCGTGTTGCCGGGCGCGACCGCCACTGACTTCTGGCGAGAAGCCGGCAACCCGGTGGAAAACCTGCCGCAGGAGATCGTGATGTCTGCCGAAGACATGGTCGATGCTGCATTGGTGGGGCTTGAGATGGGTGAAGTGGTGACCATTCCGGGTTTGCACGATGGCGAGCAATGGGATCGCTATGAGGCGCAGCGCCAAGTGCTGTCCGGGTTGTTCGGCAATTCGACGGCAGCGGCGCGTTATCGCTGA
- a CDS encoding response regulator, whose product MSRVPTAGEHLPHGLILVVEDDPLILEFLCEILQDEGYVVQPQSSADAASVYLQEHAPDVRLLLTDITMPGTLNGADLANLFGDRWPEKPIMIMSGFETPESSGVRHEVSFIKKPWALGQLLDCVDGALKSRRTL is encoded by the coding sequence ATGAGTCGAGTACCGACGGCGGGCGAACACCTTCCTCACGGGTTGATCCTGGTGGTTGAAGACGACCCGCTGATCCTGGAATTTCTCTGTGAAATTCTTCAGGACGAAGGTTATGTGGTGCAACCGCAGTCCAGTGCGGATGCTGCCTCGGTGTATTTGCAGGAGCACGCTCCGGACGTCAGGTTGTTGCTGACTGACATCACCATGCCGGGCACGCTAAATGGTGCGGATCTGGCCAATCTGTTCGGTGATCGTTGGCCGGAAAAACCGATCATGATCATGTCCGGCTTCGAAACCCCTGAAAGCTCCGGGGTCCGGCACGAAGTTTCGTTCATCAAGAAACCCTGGGCGCTGGGGCAGCTTCTTGATTGTGTGGACGGTGCCCTGAAATCACGCCGTACCCTCTAG
- a CDS encoding aldo/keto reductase has translation MSLKDKLPGALGFGTAPLGNMFRAIPEEEAQATVHAAWDAGVRFFDTAPFYGSGLSEIRLGAALSRYNRDDYVLSSKVGRVILDEVEDAAARDLGEKSGVFEHGRPNKIVNDYSADATLRSIEDSLKRLQTDRLDIVWVHDIAQDFYGDQWLEYFNQARTGAFKVLTRLREEGVIKGWGLGVNKVEPCELTLDLSEAQPDGFLLAGRYTLLDHDRALQRLMDAALAQNVEIVVGGPYSSGILAGGAHFEYQKASPAIIDKVEQIKRIAAAHGVDIKAAALQFSLANPAVAAVIPGSSRPERIAEDVAALSAVIPAAFWQAMREAKLVSERAPLPIIGA, from the coding sequence ATGAGCTTGAAAGACAAACTGCCTGGCGCGCTGGGTTTCGGCACTGCACCATTGGGTAACATGTTCCGCGCCATTCCTGAGGAAGAGGCACAAGCCACTGTGCATGCGGCCTGGGACGCCGGCGTGCGTTTCTTCGATACCGCGCCGTTCTACGGTTCGGGTCTGTCGGAAATCCGCCTCGGCGCTGCGCTGTCTCGCTACAACCGCGATGACTACGTGCTGAGCAGCAAGGTCGGCCGAGTGATTCTCGACGAAGTCGAAGACGCCGCCGCCCGGGATCTGGGCGAGAAGAGCGGGGTGTTCGAACACGGTCGCCCGAACAAGATTGTCAACGACTACAGCGCCGACGCGACCCTGCGTTCAATTGAAGACAGCCTCAAGCGCCTGCAAACCGATCGCCTGGACATCGTCTGGGTTCATGACATCGCCCAGGATTTCTATGGCGATCAATGGCTGGAGTATTTCAACCAGGCGCGAACCGGTGCTTTCAAGGTGCTGACCCGCTTGCGTGAAGAGGGCGTGATCAAGGGCTGGGGCCTGGGCGTGAACAAAGTCGAACCCTGCGAATTGACCCTCGATCTGAGCGAAGCGCAACCGGACGGTTTTCTGCTGGCGGGTCGCTACACTCTTCTCGACCATGACCGCGCCTTGCAACGTTTGATGGACGCGGCCCTGGCACAAAATGTCGAGATCGTGGTCGGCGGCCCTTACAGTTCGGGCATCCTGGCCGGTGGTGCGCACTTCGAATACCAGAAGGCCAGCCCGGCGATCATCGACAAAGTCGAGCAGATCAAACGTATCGCGGCTGCCCATGGCGTTGATATCAAAGCCGCTGCGTTGCAGTTCTCGTTGGCAAATCCGGCCGTGGCGGCGGTGATTCCAGGTTCCAGCCGCCCGGAGCGAATTGCCGAAGATGTTGCCGCGTTGTCGGCGGTGATTCCCGCAGCCTTCTGGCAGGCGATGCGTGAAGCGAAGCTGGTCTCCGAGCGCGCGCCGTTGCCGATCATTGGAGCTTAA
- a CDS encoding HAD-IA family hydrolase, protein MPPQKSVFDTPYRAFLLDMDGTILTSIAAAERVWATWAIRHGVDVETFLPTIHGARAIDTINRLALPGVDAEAEAAWITQAEIEDVDGVEEVVGAAEFLKALPAHQWAIVTSAPRTLALRRMAAAGIPEPDVMVTAEDVTAGKPDPSGYRLAAQRLGVEISNCLVFEDATVGILAAEAAGADLMIVTATHEQPIQTAHTTLASYDDVAARVEADGKIRLLTV, encoded by the coding sequence TTGCCCCCTCAAAAATCCGTCTTTGATACTCCATACCGTGCCTTCCTCTTAGACATGGACGGCACCATCCTCACGTCAATTGCCGCCGCCGAGCGCGTTTGGGCCACCTGGGCTATTCGCCATGGCGTAGATGTCGAGACCTTCCTGCCCACCATCCACGGCGCCCGCGCCATCGATACCATTAATCGCCTTGCGTTACCCGGCGTCGATGCCGAGGCCGAAGCCGCATGGATCACCCAAGCGGAAATCGAGGATGTCGACGGGGTAGAAGAAGTGGTTGGCGCGGCGGAATTTCTCAAAGCATTGCCGGCTCATCAATGGGCCATCGTCACTTCTGCACCGAGAACGCTGGCGTTGCGGCGAATGGCCGCCGCCGGCATTCCGGAGCCGGATGTGATGGTCACTGCCGAAGATGTCACCGCCGGCAAACCGGACCCGTCCGGATATCGATTGGCAGCTCAACGGCTCGGCGTCGAGATATCCAATTGCCTGGTTTTCGAGGACGCGACGGTGGGCATTCTCGCGGCCGAGGCGGCAGGAGCGGACTTGATGATCGTCACGGCGACCCATGAACAGCCGATTCAGACGGCCCATACCACGCTGGCAAGTTATGACGACGTTGCTGCTCGTGTAGAAGCCGACGGCAAGATTCGACTTCTCACCGTCTGA
- a CDS encoding SDR family oxidoreductase produces the protein MKIDLSGKLAIVSGSTAGIGLGISKALAESGATVVVIGRETAKVEQALATIREQVPGAQLRGLTADLGTAEGAEKLFAAEPRADILVNNLGIYNAVDFFDTPDSEWTRFYEVNVISGVRLSRHYVPDMIKQGWGRVIFLSSESGIAIPADMLNYGVTKSANLAVSHGLAKRLAGTGVTVNSILPGPTLTDGVESMLKDAIAKSGRSLQEEADAFVREARPTSIIQRVANVEEVANLVAYIASPLSSATTGAALRVDGGVVDSMAI, from the coding sequence ATGAAAATTGATCTGAGTGGAAAACTGGCGATTGTCAGCGGCAGCACCGCGGGCATTGGTTTGGGCATCAGCAAGGCACTGGCCGAATCCGGCGCCACGGTGGTGGTGATCGGCCGCGAAACGGCCAAGGTCGAGCAGGCGCTGGCGACCATCCGCGAGCAAGTGCCCGGCGCTCAATTGCGCGGGCTGACAGCCGACCTCGGTACAGCTGAAGGCGCGGAAAAATTGTTCGCAGCCGAACCACGGGCCGACATCCTGGTGAACAACCTGGGGATCTACAACGCGGTGGATTTCTTCGACACGCCCGATAGCGAGTGGACGCGCTTCTATGAGGTCAACGTGATCTCCGGTGTGCGGTTGTCTCGGCATTACGTGCCGGACATGATCAAGCAGGGCTGGGGGCGAGTGATTTTCCTGTCCTCGGAATCCGGCATCGCCATCCCGGCGGACATGCTCAATTATGGCGTGACCAAAAGCGCCAACCTGGCGGTGTCCCACGGACTGGCCAAACGGCTGGCGGGCACCGGGGTGACGGTCAATTCGATCCTGCCCGGTCCGACCTTGACTGACGGCGTGGAGTCGATGCTCAAGGACGCGATTGCCAAGTCCGGTCGCAGTCTCCAGGAGGAAGCCGACGCCTTCGTACGCGAGGCCCGGCCAACCTCGATCATCCAGCGCGTGGCGAATGTCGAGGAAGTGGCGAACCTGGTGGCCTACATCGCTTCGCCGTTATCCTCGGCCACCACGGGCGCTGCTTTACGAGTCGACGGCGGTGTTGTCGACAGCATGGCCATCTGA
- a CDS encoding SRPBCC family protein: MATASAFIDIPASADRVWQLIGGFNSLPEWLPFIPKSELSEGGRVRSLRTEDGSQVIERLQTFDNAAKTYSYSILQAPFPATEYLATIKVEAQGEGARVTWSGRFEPVGVSNEEVEALFTGIYQGGLEALRANYPD, encoded by the coding sequence ATGGCAACTGCATCAGCATTCATCGACATCCCGGCCTCGGCGGATCGGGTCTGGCAATTGATCGGCGGCTTCAACTCGCTGCCGGAATGGCTGCCGTTCATTCCCAAGAGCGAACTGAGCGAAGGCGGGCGCGTGCGTAGCTTGCGAACGGAGGATGGTTCGCAAGTGATCGAGCGTTTGCAAACGTTCGACAACGCCGCCAAAACCTACAGCTACTCGATTTTGCAGGCACCGTTTCCGGCGACCGAATACCTGGCGACGATCAAGGTTGAAGCGCAGGGCGAGGGGGCTCGGGTTACATGGTCCGGCCGGTTTGAACCGGTAGGTGTGAGTAACGAGGAAGTAGAGGCGTTGTTTACCGGAATATACCAGGGTGGCCTCGAGGCCCTGCGGGCCAATTACCCGGATTGA
- a CDS encoding DinB family protein — MINVRTARMLADYKQWANQRLFDNLVQLPAAEVYKERAGIFKNMIGTLNHIYVVDCLWQAHLEGRGHSFKTSHDLVHPELLSLRQAQQDVDHWYCDWSVRQTDASLDKPVRFTFISGESGTMSAGAMLMHVVNHASYHRGWVIQMYFEIPAMPPMTDLPIYLRETDPAFNSLNAPAVEPTCAPQFSSATNVLPDRYR; from the coding sequence ATGATCAACGTACGCACTGCCCGAATGCTTGCCGATTACAAACAATGGGCCAACCAGCGTCTCTTCGACAATCTGGTGCAACTGCCGGCGGCCGAGGTCTACAAAGAGCGCGCCGGGATTTTCAAGAACATGATCGGCACGCTCAACCACATCTATGTGGTCGACTGCCTCTGGCAGGCTCACCTCGAAGGCCGAGGGCACAGCTTCAAAACCTCCCATGATTTGGTCCACCCTGAACTGCTCTCACTGCGCCAGGCACAACAGGACGTCGATCACTGGTACTGCGACTGGAGCGTTCGGCAGACCGATGCCTCGCTGGACAAGCCCGTGCGCTTCACTTTTATTTCCGGGGAAAGCGGCACCATGAGCGCCGGCGCGATGCTGATGCATGTGGTCAACCACGCGAGCTATCACCGTGGCTGGGTGATCCAGATGTACTTCGAAATCCCGGCCATGCCGCCAATGACCGACTTGCCGATCTACCTGCGCGAGACCGATCCGGCATTCAACTCACTCAATGCCCCGGCAGTGGAGCCGACATGTGCGCCGCAATTTTCGAGCGCAACCAACGTTCTGCCGGATCGTTATCGTTGA
- a CDS encoding LysR substrate-binding domain-containing protein yields the protein MIDIRQLRYFVAVAEEEHVGRAAERLHISQSPLSRQIAQLEERLGLSLFERSQQRIRLTRDGQTFLAETRALLTHASRLESLGKRLGRGEEGGLCIGYIENAMHAGVLPNALRVLRCDRPNVHVALYNLSSTEQLEGLRQRSLDIALVSEPPTDDDPDLLGFQVLDDPMLLALPSEHPLANQSTLTPADLADQEWIGVQHHNATRREDFVSACIRAGFTPDIRMEATGPFTAMALVASGLGIAMIQKGLSRNAPPGVVLREVPWISLTRPLWAAWHRINLRPLVETFRKVLTEPDSAD from the coding sequence ATGATCGACATCCGCCAATTGCGCTACTTCGTCGCCGTCGCCGAGGAAGAACACGTCGGTCGCGCGGCCGAACGCCTGCACATTTCCCAGTCGCCCCTGAGCCGGCAGATCGCCCAGCTCGAAGAACGCCTGGGCCTGAGCCTGTTCGAACGCAGCCAGCAACGCATCCGCCTGACCCGCGACGGACAGACTTTCCTCGCAGAAACCCGCGCGCTGCTGACCCACGCCAGTCGTCTGGAATCCCTCGGCAAACGCCTCGGTCGCGGCGAAGAAGGCGGCTTGTGCATTGGCTACATCGAGAACGCCATGCACGCCGGTGTCTTGCCCAATGCCTTGCGAGTGCTGCGCTGCGACCGGCCGAACGTGCACGTCGCGCTGTACAACCTGAGCTCCACCGAACAACTCGAAGGTCTACGCCAGCGTAGTCTGGATATCGCCCTGGTCAGTGAACCACCGACAGACGACGACCCCGACCTGCTCGGTTTCCAGGTGCTGGACGATCCGATGTTGCTGGCATTGCCTTCAGAGCATCCACTGGCGAACCAGTCGACATTGACCCCGGCAGACCTCGCCGATCAGGAGTGGATCGGCGTGCAACACCACAATGCCACCCGCCGCGAAGACTTCGTCAGCGCCTGCATCCGCGCCGGTTTCACCCCGGACATCCGCATGGAAGCCACCGGCCCCTTCACCGCAATGGCGTTGGTGGCCTCGGGACTGGGCATCGCCATGATTCAGAAAGGCCTGAGCCGCAACGCACCGCCGGGCGTGGTGCTGCGAGAAGTGCCATGGATTTCCCTCACCCGACCCCTGTGGGCAGCGTGGCACCGGATCAATCTGCGGCCGTTGGTAGAGACGTTCAGGAAGGTGCTGACCGAACCAGACTCGGCTGACTGA
- a CDS encoding LysR substrate-binding domain-containing protein, translating to MNRNDLRRVDMNLLVIFETLMFEKNLTRAGEKLFLGQPAVSAALARLRDLFDDPLLVRNGRVLEPTPRAMVILKELQPAMDTISGAVSRAKDFDPSTSRDVFRIGLSDDAEFGLFPPLLKQIREEAQNVVVVVRRVNYLLMSSMLASGEISVGISYTTDLPANAKRKKLRDLSVKVLRGDDRPGPLTLDEFCDRPHALVSFSGDLSGAIDNDLARIGRSRRVVLAVPQFAGLRALIAGTDMLASVPDYAACALIDGSSQLRADDPPFDIVLSELSMVWNGVNDNDPAERWLRSKIAAHMSAPLPGH from the coding sequence ATGAACCGCAACGACCTGCGCCGTGTGGACATGAATCTGTTGGTGATTTTCGAGACCCTGATGTTCGAAAAGAACCTGACCCGCGCCGGGGAAAAGCTGTTCCTCGGCCAGCCCGCCGTCAGTGCGGCACTCGCCCGGTTGCGCGATTTATTCGATGACCCGCTGCTGGTGCGCAATGGCCGCGTGCTGGAGCCGACCCCACGGGCGATGGTGATTCTCAAGGAGTTGCAGCCGGCGATGGATACCATTTCCGGCGCGGTAAGCCGGGCCAAGGACTTCGACCCCTCCACCAGCCGCGATGTGTTTCGCATTGGTCTGTCCGACGACGCCGAGTTCGGCCTGTTTCCGCCCTTGCTCAAGCAGATCCGCGAAGAGGCGCAGAACGTTGTGGTGGTGGTGCGGCGGGTCAATTATTTGCTGATGTCGTCGATGCTGGCCAGCGGGGAGATTTCCGTCGGGATCAGTTACACCACGGATCTGCCGGCCAATGCCAAGCGCAAGAAATTGCGCGATCTGAGCGTCAAGGTGCTGCGCGGCGATGATCGCCCCGGCCCGCTGACCCTGGATGAATTTTGCGATCGGCCCCACGCGCTGGTGTCGTTTTCCGGAGATTTGAGCGGCGCCATCGACAATGATCTGGCGCGTATCGGCCGCTCGCGTCGGGTGGTTCTGGCGGTGCCGCAGTTCGCGGGTTTGCGCGCATTGATCGCAGGCACTGACATGCTGGCCTCGGTCCCGGATTACGCGGCGTGCGCGTTGATCGATGGCAGCAGCCAGTTGCGCGCCGACGACCCACCGTTCGACATCGTGTTGTCCGAACTTTCGATGGTCTGGAACGGCGTCAACGATAACGATCCGGCAGAACGTTGGTTGCGCTCGAAAATTGCGGCGCACATGTCGGCTCCACTGCCGGGGCATTGA
- a CDS encoding pentapeptide MXKDX repeat protein, with protein MKKLTTVVLSMCLAVGAASVFAADTMSNDSMSKDSMSKDAMKKDSMSKDAMSKDAMKKDSMSKDSMSKDGMKKDAMSKDAMKKDAMSQ; from the coding sequence ATGAAAAAGTTGACCACCGTTGTTCTGTCCATGTGTCTGGCCGTTGGTGCTGCGTCTGTGTTCGCTGCTGACACCATGAGCAACGACAGCATGAGCAAGGATTCGATGTCCAAGGATGCGATGAAAAAAGACTCGATGTCCAAGGATGCAATGTCCAAGGACGCTATGAAAAAAGATTCGATGTCCAAGGATTCCATGAGCAAGGACGGCATGAAGAAAGATGCCATGTCCAAAGACGCGATGAAAAAGGACGCCATGTCCCAGTAA
- a CDS encoding DUF2388 domain-containing protein, with protein sequence MRRLIIISSLLLCLPVGSAMADVDAKDVATSAGVSASLYSTFKDHKLMIPARDDASSFVASGGAIRGVYLEQVLQRIRQEHPDLNSASDEDLARAILVQEGN encoded by the coding sequence ATGCGCCGTCTGATTATCATTTCTTCCCTTTTGCTGTGCTTGCCCGTCGGCTCCGCCATGGCTGATGTCGACGCAAAAGATGTCGCCACGTCGGCCGGGGTTTCCGCCTCGCTGTATTCGACGTTCAAGGATCACAAACTGATGATTCCCGCCCGGGATGACGCCTCCAGTTTCGTAGCCAGTGGCGGTGCGATTCGCGGGGTTTATCTGGAACAGGTACTGCAACGGATCCGTCAGGAACATCCAGACCTCAACAGTGCCAGCGATGAAGACCTGGCTCGGGCAATCCTGGTTCAGGAAGGTAACTAG
- a CDS encoding GlxA family transcriptional regulator, with protein sequence MNDIALVPLESPSEQPRLVVFLAYPEMGLLDLTGAQTVFWAASRYLDSSNLPGYKLQTASLDGGLIQTAEGLAVDTVSLRDFAAQSIDTLIVPGAPVIIMAMNNSLDLVDWLREASSKVRRTASVCSGTFLLAQAGLLDGRRAATHWAMCGMLKERYPSIEVDNDAIFVKQESVWTSAGVSAGIDLALALVEEDCGRELALLVAREMVVFLKRPGGQAQYSQLLQSQTDEGAAFDDLHLWITQNLDGANLTVETLAQQVQMSPRNFARVYKLKTGRTPAKAVEVLRVEAARRLLEDSERNIDQISRLCGFGDEERMRLTFQRNLGVSPRDYRNRFSR encoded by the coding sequence ATGAACGATATCGCCCTCGTCCCCCTCGAGTCTCCCTCCGAACAGCCGCGTTTAGTCGTATTTCTTGCGTATCCCGAGATGGGACTGCTGGATTTGACCGGTGCACAAACTGTGTTCTGGGCTGCCTCGCGCTACTTGGACAGCAGCAACCTGCCAGGTTACAAGCTGCAAACAGCCAGCCTGGACGGCGGCCTGATTCAAACCGCCGAGGGCCTGGCAGTCGATACCGTGTCGCTACGCGACTTCGCCGCACAATCGATCGACACGCTGATCGTTCCCGGTGCCCCGGTCATCATCATGGCGATGAACAACTCTTTGGATTTGGTCGATTGGCTGAGGGAAGCATCGTCCAAGGTCAGGCGCACCGCCTCGGTGTGCAGCGGGACTTTCCTGCTGGCCCAGGCCGGCTTGCTCGATGGCCGGCGCGCCGCCACCCATTGGGCGATGTGCGGCATGCTCAAGGAGCGCTACCCGTCGATTGAAGTGGACAACGATGCAATCTTCGTCAAACAGGAGTCAGTCTGGACTTCGGCCGGAGTCAGCGCCGGTATCGACCTGGCGCTGGCGTTGGTCGAAGAAGATTGCGGGCGTGAGTTGGCATTGCTGGTGGCGCGGGAAATGGTGGTGTTTCTCAAGCGTCCCGGTGGCCAGGCGCAGTACAGCCAATTGCTGCAATCGCAAACGGACGAGGGCGCGGCGTTCGACGATCTGCATCTGTGGATCACGCAGAACCTGGACGGCGCCAACCTCACGGTGGAAACGCTCGCCCAACAGGTGCAAATGAGTCCGCGAAACTTTGCCCGGGTCTACAAACTCAAGACCGGGAGAACTCCGGCCAAAGCGGTGGAGGTGTTGCGCGTGGAGGCAGCGCGGCGTTTGCTGGAAGATTCAGAACGCAACATCGATCAAATTTCCCGGTTGTGTGGCTTCGGTGACGAAGAGCGTATGCGCCTGACGTTTCAGCGCAATCTGGGGGTCTCGCCACGGGACTATCGCAACCGGTTTTCGCGCTGA
- a CDS encoding HAMP domain-containing sensor histidine kinase, which produces MSLPNPSKGWRSSSSRLLALYSALFVAWSGILMGVMYYEVSGYLDNLAKHSLMQRQHLFSRFQGEQLVDALAVSMTFDIRGIDAYGLFDDQHRYLSGALDHIPRGLPLDGKIHMLRDCADSDDPTLPADSCDAVATQTKDGRWLVLVRDNGSLFAVTRIILHALFWGVTLTILPGIIGWHLLRRRPLRRIRGIQASAEAIVAGDLTKRLPLSSRRDELDMLAAIVNAMLERIERLMNEVKGVCDNIAHDLRTPLTRLRAQLYRMQQQAGEGSAEAAQLDLVLAEADTLMARFRGLLRISELEDRQRRSGFVELDPVPLLQELHEFYLPLAEDDGLSFQLQLPSTLPPLNGDRALLFEAVANLLSNSIKFTPPGGQVILRGVNEGGHTRIEVLDSGPGIPEAERVAVFQRFYRAEAGNQKSGFGLGLSIVAAIVSLHGFTLELGSSELGGALLVLDCQQRLITPA; this is translated from the coding sequence ATGTCATTGCCGAACCCGTCTAAAGGCTGGCGTTCTTCCAGTAGCCGCTTGCTGGCGCTCTACAGTGCGTTGTTCGTGGCATGGAGCGGGATTCTCATGGGGGTCATGTATTACGAGGTGTCCGGCTACCTGGACAACCTGGCCAAACACTCGCTGATGCAACGTCAGCATCTGTTTTCGCGCTTTCAGGGCGAACAACTGGTGGACGCCCTCGCCGTCAGCATGACCTTCGACATTCGTGGCATCGACGCCTATGGCCTGTTCGATGACCAGCATCGCTACCTCAGCGGCGCTCTGGACCACATCCCCCGCGGCTTGCCGTTGGACGGCAAGATTCACATGCTGCGCGATTGCGCCGACTCAGACGATCCGACCTTGCCCGCTGACAGCTGTGACGCGGTGGCAACCCAAACCAAGGACGGTCGCTGGTTAGTGCTGGTCCGCGATAACGGTTCGTTGTTTGCCGTCACCCGGATCATCCTGCATGCGTTGTTCTGGGGCGTGACCCTGACCATCCTGCCCGGCATCATTGGCTGGCACTTGCTGCGCCGGCGTCCATTGCGGCGAATCCGCGGGATCCAGGCCAGCGCCGAAGCCATCGTCGCCGGTGACTTGACCAAACGCCTGCCGCTGTCCAGCCGCCGCGATGAACTGGACATGCTCGCCGCCATCGTCAACGCCATGCTCGAACGCATCGAGCGCTTGATGAACGAAGTCAAAGGCGTGTGCGACAACATCGCCCATGATTTGCGCACGCCGCTGACCCGATTGCGCGCGCAGCTCTATCGCATGCAACAGCAGGCTGGCGAAGGTTCGGCCGAGGCCGCGCAACTGGACCTGGTGCTGGCCGAGGCCGATACGCTGATGGCGCGGTTTCGGGGCTTGCTGCGGATTTCAGAACTGGAGGATCGCCAGCGTCGCTCCGGATTCGTGGAATTGGACCCAGTGCCTTTGCTGCAGGAATTGCACGAGTTTTATCTGCCGTTGGCCGAAGACGATGGCTTGAGTTTTCAATTGCAGTTGCCTTCGACATTGCCGCCTCTGAATGGTGATCGGGCATTGCTGTTCGAAGCCGTGGCCAACCTGCTGAGTAACTCGATCAAATTCACCCCGCCCGGTGGCCAGGTGATTTTGCGTGGGGTCAATGAGGGCGGACACACCCGCATCGAGGTGCTCGACTCCGGCCCCGGAATCCCGGAGGCCGAGCGCGTGGCAGTGTTCCAGCGCTTCTATCGAGCCGAGGCGGGCAATCAGAAAAGCGGGTTTGGATTGGGGTTGTCGATAGTCGCAGCGATTGTCAGCCTACACGGCTTTACGTTGGAGTTGGGCAGCAGCGAATTGGGGGGAGCACTGTTGGTGCTGGATTGTCAGCAGCGTTTGATTACTCCCGCCTGA